The Strix aluco isolate bStrAlu1 chromosome 19, bStrAlu1.hap1, whole genome shotgun sequence genome contains a region encoding:
- the PROCA1 gene encoding protein PROCA1 — MWGCRDHPWDGDTGLQGSSVGWGHGAAGTILLPSGPGAVRGSVRHGAGALGPARYRPRHITPPAATATGPGPTGRGNPFPAGCGARDAPRLRAAAPAPRALRDPLHGAVPGRGEPPRVGGLRGAIRRPHGGERRGAMCAPRLLCRLLLLLLLAATPGAAPGTGAAPPGRPRARRGLTYPGTLWCGAGSNADAYEQLGEHRDTDRCCRDHDHCQHVIHPFTARYGYRNLRWHTISHCDCDLRLKECLRRVNDTASRVVGQAFFNIIQVPCFEFAYKEECVEPYLYVWCKAYNTVAIAVPKEPVLYEFGGELIDRAARPEGVPLSPPWSSAGGGSNLGEHHAPARPLSPPKAAKKERKEKKKDKKKKEKGLKKKGPSVKGDLSHLAAVAPAHPTVGQDPQAPLLGLGEAPNAILSDAPVWEDLGRDPAPAPPSLVPTASGKRRRKERNRKKRLKNKAEAEPA, encoded by the exons ATGTGGGGCTGCAGGGATCATCCGTGGGATGGGGACACGGGGCTGCAGGGATCATCCGTGGGATGGGGACACGGGGCCGCGGGGACCATCCTTCTCCCGTCGGGGCCGGGGGCCGTGCGAGGGTCGGTGCGTCACGGGGCGGGCGCGTTGGGGCCGGCGCGTTACCGGCCCCGGCACATCACCCCACCGGCTGCCACAGCAACGGGGCCCGGCCCCACCGGGAGGGGTAACCCCTTCCCCGCGGGATGCGGGGCCCGGGATGCGCCGCGGCTCCGGGCAGCGGCTCCAGCACCCCGGGCTCTCCGGGACCCTCTGCACGGTGCCGTGCCGGGCCGTGGCGAGCCGCCCCGCGTGGGCGGGCTGCGCGGTGCTATAAGGCGGCCCCACGGCGGCGAGCGGCGCGGTGCCATGTGCGCCCCGAGGCTGCtctgccgcctcctcctcctcctcctcctggcagctACTCCTGGAGCGGCCCCGGGCACCGGAGCGGCCCCGCCGGgacggccccgcgcccgccgcgggCTCACCTACCCCGGGACGCTGTGGTGCGGCGCGGGCAGCAACGCGGATGCCTACGAGCAGCTGG GGGAGCACCGGGACACGGACCGGTGCTGCCGGGACCATGACCACTGCCAGCACGTCATCCACCCCTTCACCGCCCGCTACGGGTACCGCAACCTGCGCTGGCACACCATCAGCCACTGCGACTGCGACCTCAG GTTGAAGGAGTGCCTGCGGCGGGTGAACGACACGGCCTCGCGGGTGGTGGGCCAGGCCTTCTTCAACATCATCCAGGTGCCCTGCTTTGAGTTCGCCTACAAGGAGGAGTGCGTGGAGCCCTACCTCTATGTCTG GTGCAAGGCGTACAACACGGTGGCCATCGCGGTGCCCAAGGAGCCAGTGCTGTATGAGTTTGGGGGGGAGCTGATCGATCGGGCAGCGAGGCCTGAAGGGGTCCCCCTGAGCCCCCCGTGGAGCAGTGCGGGTGGAGGATCCAACCTAGGGGAGCATCATGCACCCGCCCGCCCACTGTCCCCACCCAAAGCAGccaagaaagagaggaaggagaagaagaaagacaagaaaaagaaggagaaaggtcTGAAAAAGAAAGGCCCTTCTGTAAAGGGGGATCTGAGCCACCTCGCAGCCGTTGCTCCTGCTCATCCCACTGTGGGGCAGGACCCACAGGCCCCACTGCTGGGCTTGGGGGAAGCGCCCAACGCCATCCTGAGCGATGCTCCGGTGTGGGAGGACTTGGGCAGGGACCCAGCGCCGGCCCCGCCATCCCTGGTCCCTACTGCCAgcgggaagaggaggagaaaggaaagaaacagaaagaagaggctGAAAAACAAAGCTGAGGCCGAGCCTGCATGA
- the LOC141931974 gene encoding adenine phosphoribosyltransferase-like isoform X2, with protein MDLCHVPAAREKGWYLALMAPNVKGPNYAWLDPSRLYCHPQGLQDCVADLLQPFQGDPVDMVAGIDAMGFILGAAAAAVLGKGFLAIRKAGHLCVQTLTQPYTDYSGREKVMEVRTDAISPGLRILLVDQWVETGGTMRAAVQLVERLGGVVAGIAAICIEDSEGGRWIQERYKCSHCVPPRLQPRFDRHHLGWD; from the exons ATGGACCTGTGCCACGTCCCCGCCGCTCGGGAGAAGGGCTGGTACCTGGCGCTGATGGCCCCCAACGTCAAGGGTCCCAACTACGCCTGGCTGGACCCCTCCCGACTCTACTGCCACCCGCAA GGCTTACAGGACTGCGTGGCCGACCTGCTGCAGCCCTTCCAGGGGGACCCCGTCGACATGGTGGCCGGCATTGACGCCATGGGCTTCATCCTGG GCGCTGCGGCCGCCGCCGTGCTGGGGAAAGGCTTCCTGGCCATCCGCAAAGCCGGCCACCTCTGCGTGCAGACGCTGACGCAGCCCTACACCGACTACTCGGGCAGAGAGAAGGTGATGGAGGTCCGCACCGATGCCATCTCGCCGG gtCTGCGCATCCTCCTCGTGGACCAGTGGGTTGAAACTGGGGGCACCATGCGAGCGGCCGTACAGCTGGTGGAGCGGCTGGGGGGAGTCGTGGCAG GCATCGCCGCCATCTGCATCGAGGACAGCGAGGGCGGGCGCTGGATCCAGGAGCGCTACAAGTGCTCCCACTGTGTCCCCCCCCGCCTGCAACCCCGCTTTGACCGCCACCACCTCGGCTGGGACTGA
- the LOC141931974 gene encoding adenine phosphoribosyltransferase-like isoform X1 has product MLGPLGAHVWVWMGGTEPWGALWGLCSALCSQHLRSPRMDLCHVPAAREKGWYLALMAPNVKGPNYAWLDPSRLYCHPQGLQDCVADLLQPFQGDPVDMVAGIDAMGFILGAAAAAVLGKGFLAIRKAGHLCVQTLTQPYTDYSGREKVMEVRTDAISPGLRILLVDQWVETGGTMRAAVQLVERLGGVVAGIAAICIEDSEGGRWIQERYKCSHCVPPRLQPRFDRHHLGWD; this is encoded by the exons ATGCTGGGACCCCTGGGTGCCCACGTGTGGGTGTGGATGGGGGGCACTGAGCCTTGGGGAGCCCTGTGGGgactgtgctctgcactg TGCTCACAGCACCTGCGATCCCCACGCATGGACCTGTGCCACGTCCCCGCCGCTCGGGAGAAGGGCTGGTACCTGGCGCTGATGGCCCCCAACGTCAAGGGTCCCAACTACGCCTGGCTGGACCCCTCCCGACTCTACTGCCACCCGCAA GGCTTACAGGACTGCGTGGCCGACCTGCTGCAGCCCTTCCAGGGGGACCCCGTCGACATGGTGGCCGGCATTGACGCCATGGGCTTCATCCTGG GCGCTGCGGCCGCCGCCGTGCTGGGGAAAGGCTTCCTGGCCATCCGCAAAGCCGGCCACCTCTGCGTGCAGACGCTGACGCAGCCCTACACCGACTACTCGGGCAGAGAGAAGGTGATGGAGGTCCGCACCGATGCCATCTCGCCGG gtCTGCGCATCCTCCTCGTGGACCAGTGGGTTGAAACTGGGGGCACCATGCGAGCGGCCGTACAGCTGGTGGAGCGGCTGGGGGGAGTCGTGGCAG GCATCGCCGCCATCTGCATCGAGGACAGCGAGGGCGGGCGCTGGATCCAGGAGCGCTACAAGTGCTCCCACTGTGTCCCCCCCCGCCTGCAACCCCGCTTTGACCGCCACCACCTCGGCTGGGACTGA